The Phycisphaeraceae bacterium genome has a window encoding:
- a CDS encoding redoxin domain-containing protein: MKTRRHLLSLFGLAAAAAVALGAAQSAPSQDASPKIGEAAPAFTLKDIKGKEHSLADYKGKIVVLQWINPGCPVCKRVFVSGVEKNMLTSLKELDKDIVVLGISSTHNLGEDGIAKYLESTKIEISALMDRDGKVGRLYNAKTTPHLYVIDRDGKLRYNGAIDDDERGNKGDKATNYVVNAVKQILAGETVSPDTTRPYGCNVKYARN, encoded by the coding sequence ATGAAGACACGACGTCACCTGCTGTCGCTGTTCGGTCTGGCCGCTGCCGCCGCCGTCGCCCTTGGCGCTGCCCAGAGCGCCCCCAGTCAGGACGCCTCGCCCAAGATCGGCGAAGCCGCGCCGGCCTTCACGCTGAAGGACATCAAGGGCAAGGAGCACTCACTTGCCGACTACAAGGGCAAGATCGTGGTGCTGCAGTGGATCAATCCCGGCTGCCCGGTCTGCAAGCGCGTGTTCGTGAGCGGTGTCGAAAAGAACATGCTGACCTCGCTCAAGGAACTGGACAAGGACATCGTCGTCCTGGGCATCAGCAGCACCCACAACCTCGGTGAGGACGGCATCGCCAAGTACCTCGAGTCCACCAAGATCGAGATCAGCGCGCTCATGGACCGCGACGGCAAGGTCGGGCGGCTCTACAACGCCAAGACCACGCCGCACCTCTACGTCATCGACCGCGATGGCAAGCTCCGGTACAACGGCGCCATCGACGACGATGAGCGCGGCAACAAGGGCGACAAGGCCACCAACTACGTGGTCAATGCCGTCAAGCAGATTCTCGCCGGTGAGACGGTGTCGCCAGACACGACCCGGCCCTACGGCTGCAACGTGAAGTACGCCCGCAACTGA
- a CDS encoding MBL fold metallo-hydrolase, producing the protein MRVFILGIGDAFTRLHFGSSALIEGPHGWVLLDCPDPIHRAIHEATSEHGASIDARHIDDVIITHLHGDHCNGLESFGFWRWFSRRLGMTTTTPRLHVTAEVASRVWGKLAPAMDASGDPSSPRTLADYFDLRVITPGEPSLIAGLRVETRPTRHPVPTVGVKITDSRRTLGWSGDTPFEPAHVEWLADADLIVHETNLGPAHTPIESLNSLPDDLRRKMRLIHMVDDFDPACSDIPPLRDRELLVLE; encoded by the coding sequence ATGCGTGTCTTCATTCTCGGCATTGGAGACGCCTTCACCCGATTGCACTTCGGGTCGAGCGCGCTCATCGAGGGGCCGCACGGCTGGGTGCTGCTCGACTGTCCCGACCCGATTCACCGGGCCATCCACGAGGCGACCAGCGAACACGGCGCGTCGATCGACGCGCGTCATATCGACGATGTCATCATCACGCACCTGCACGGCGACCACTGCAACGGGCTGGAGTCGTTCGGTTTCTGGCGATGGTTCTCGCGTCGGCTGGGCATGACGACCACGACGCCGCGCCTGCACGTCACCGCGGAGGTGGCCTCGCGGGTGTGGGGCAAGCTCGCCCCGGCGATGGACGCCTCGGGCGATCCAAGTTCGCCGCGCACGCTGGCGGACTACTTTGACCTGCGTGTCATCACGCCTGGTGAACCATCTCTGATCGCGGGCCTGCGCGTCGAAACGCGCCCCACCCGCCACCCTGTGCCGACGGTCGGCGTGAAGATCACGGACAGCCGGCGGACGCTTGGCTGGTCGGGCGACACCCCGTTCGAGCCGGCTCACGTCGAGTGGCTGGCGGACGCGGATCTCATCGTTCACGAGACCAACCTGGGCCCGGCGCACACGCCCATTGAGTCGCTCAACTCGCTGCCGGATGACCTGCGGCGGAAGATGCGCCTCATCCACATGGTGGATGACTTCGATCCGGCATGCAGCGACATTCCGCCGCTGCGCGACCGCGAACTCCTGGTGCTTGAATGA
- a CDS encoding SpoIIE family protein phosphatase: protein MPHPALPSDALRRVLEVSRRLGVTADLGEVLSLIIDAMRDLLNADRATVFEHDAVRGELFATVAHGLATGGGAVRFPISEGLAGAAATSGTTINVREAYDDPRFNAEVDRRTGYRTHSILSIPLHSFDAELVGVAQVLNKRGGAFGAEDVLLAEALAAQAAVAIKRARLVEEALQRRRLERELELAREIQQRTLPRTLPVLPGFELAVWSEPADQTGGDTFDVIPLSRAGRNGDPHTPVEQVMLVLADATGHGVGPSLMVAEMRALLRMGVRLAAPWPVLIDHLNRQLLSDTPVGRFVTAWFGLLDAPKATLRTFSAGQAPLLWYHAHADSVEVLGADAMPLGIGRELGPCEGSTIRLKPGDIFAAISDGIIEAEGGTEHPFGIERTCDVIRASHRLGAEGVVRAINEALAAFTGGAPASDDRTMVIVRCVP, encoded by the coding sequence ATGCCCCACCCCGCCCTGCCATCCGACGCCCTGCGCCGCGTGCTCGAGGTCAGCCGCCGGTTGGGCGTCACGGCGGATCTGGGAGAAGTGCTGTCACTCATCATCGACGCCATGCGCGACCTGCTGAACGCCGACCGGGCCACGGTGTTCGAGCATGACGCGGTGCGCGGCGAATTGTTCGCCACCGTGGCCCACGGCCTGGCAACGGGCGGCGGCGCGGTGCGATTCCCCATCAGCGAGGGCCTGGCCGGCGCCGCCGCCACGAGCGGCACGACCATCAACGTGCGAGAGGCGTACGACGACCCTCGCTTCAACGCCGAAGTCGATCGCCGGACCGGGTACCGTACGCACAGCATCCTCTCCATCCCCCTGCACAGTTTCGACGCGGAGCTGGTGGGCGTGGCGCAGGTGCTCAACAAGCGAGGCGGCGCGTTCGGCGCCGAGGACGTGCTGCTCGCCGAGGCCCTGGCGGCCCAGGCCGCCGTAGCCATCAAGCGGGCGCGGCTGGTGGAAGAGGCCTTGCAGCGCCGGCGGCTGGAGCGGGAACTGGAACTGGCGAGGGAGATTCAGCAGCGCACGCTCCCGCGCACCCTGCCGGTGCTGCCGGGCTTCGAACTGGCGGTATGGAGCGAACCGGCCGACCAGACTGGCGGCGACACCTTCGACGTCATCCCGCTCTCCAGGGCGGGTCGCAACGGCGATCCGCACACGCCGGTCGAGCAGGTCATGCTGGTGCTCGCGGACGCCACGGGGCACGGCGTGGGCCCATCGCTCATGGTGGCGGAAATGCGGGCCCTGCTGCGCATGGGCGTGCGGCTGGCGGCGCCCTGGCCGGTGCTGATCGATCATCTGAATCGGCAGCTGCTCAGCGACACGCCGGTGGGTCGGTTCGTCACCGCGTGGTTCGGCCTGCTGGATGCGCCAAAGGCCACGCTGCGGACGTTCAGCGCGGGTCAGGCGCCGCTGCTGTGGTATCACGCGCACGCCGACTCCGTCGAGGTTCTCGGCGCGGACGCCATGCCGCTGGGCATCGGGCGCGAGCTTGGTCCGTGCGAGGGTTCGACGATCCGGCTCAAACCCGGAGACATCTTCGCGGCGATCTCGGACGGCATCATCGAGGCGGAGGGAGGAACCGAGCACCCCTTCGGCATCGAGCGAACCTGCGATGTGATTCGCGCATCTCACCGGCTGGGCGCGGAAGGCGTTGTTCGGGCGATCAATGAGGCCCTCGCCGCGTTCACGGGCGGCGCGCCGGCCTCGGACGACCGGACCATGGTGATCGTCCGGTGCGTTCCCTGA
- a CDS encoding sigma-70 family RNA polymerase sigma factor: protein MKHDDATDNAGWVRGLLESHEQPLVRYAQRLTGDLDQARDVVQDVFLRLIAADRSSVDGHAVEWLYTVCRNRCLDVRRKERRMTTLSTEAEQVLENRGSADPSPGGEALEDRAAMLRLIDALPERQQEVIRLKFQAGMSYREISGVTNLTVSNVGFLIHTGLKTIRERLAARALREEQAGFGLAR, encoded by the coding sequence ATGAAGCACGATGACGCGACCGACAATGCCGGCTGGGTGCGGGGACTGCTCGAATCTCACGAGCAGCCCCTGGTTCGTTACGCCCAGCGGCTGACCGGCGATCTGGATCAGGCCCGAGACGTGGTGCAGGACGTGTTTCTTCGCCTGATCGCCGCGGATCGGTCCTCGGTGGATGGTCACGCCGTGGAGTGGCTCTACACCGTCTGCCGCAACCGCTGCCTCGACGTGCGGCGGAAGGAGCGACGCATGACGACCCTGAGCACCGAAGCCGAGCAAGTGCTGGAGAATCGGGGATCAGCCGATCCGTCGCCAGGTGGGGAGGCATTGGAAGATCGGGCCGCCATGCTGCGGCTCATCGACGCCCTGCCCGAGCGGCAGCAGGAGGTCATCCGTCTCAAGTTCCAGGCGGGGATGAGCTACCGCGAGATCAGCGGCGTCACGAACCTCACCGTGAGCAACGTGGGGTTTCTCATTCACACCGGGCTGAAGACCATCCGCGAGCGATTGGCGGCCCGGGCGTTGCGCGAGGAGCAGGCAGGGTTCGGACTGGCGAGGTGA
- a CDS encoding von Willebrand factor type A domain-containing protein: MHDDHNMLNADPTEVEAARLTAYALGELDPAEQEALERQLIADPRVAAEVGHIRRTAEAVAHGLRAEPAAGLTTAQRDEIEFRLSRRAIRPAVWHRRSTWVGLAGAAVAAGLALAVGLPILFDTAPRDDRSTHVFGGGAGDPAAIGGPKSGTLATLNDVQESNLQADGEREVLAIPGDGRGNAAAPLGESSSGGVESARRLANEPMPPGGGASGQMTEARDEGTRARHVVTESLERGGSSAPRGMEAPPAPPSPTSPADTRGPAGSGGLGFPGGVSGGLPGGGGGGGAVGAPAARPAAPDADGFSGGAPMRQGAPRDADSEVGQESFGRDRFIREAPSNPFKSAVGQEDSTFSIDVDTASYANLRRMLLAGQWPRPDQVHIEEMLNYFSYSDPAPAPDAEHPVAAHVELATCPWAPDHRLARITLKAREIDMANRVGSNLVFLIDVSGSMAPADRLPLIKESLTLLVNTLTEDDRIAIVTYAGDTRVALPPTYANRKPEILDVIDSLRTGGGTNGASGLQLAYDTAAAGFIEGGINRVILATDGDFNVGVSSAEGLRTLVEEKRQSGVFLSVLGVGRIGDDRMKQLAMHGNGNYAFLDSVDEARRVLVKEIGGTLVTVAGDVKVQVEFNPALVSEYRLIGYERRVLAAEDFADDSKDAGEIGAGHAVTALYEIVPVRPGGGEDAVTEQTDRDAAEAARRAREAAETFGGDMLRVRVRYKRPDGAESDEFAVTASDTRQSFESASRDFQFASAVAVFGLVLRESPFRGAATLQLARELAAPAAEHDATGYRQEFLRLVDRAVELRSARAAPAEDR, translated from the coding sequence ATGCACGACGACCACAACATGCTGAACGCCGACCCGACCGAGGTCGAGGCCGCGCGCCTCACCGCCTACGCCCTCGGTGAACTGGACCCCGCGGAGCAGGAGGCGTTGGAGCGACAGCTCATCGCCGACCCGCGCGTCGCCGCCGAGGTCGGGCACATTCGTCGCACTGCGGAGGCCGTGGCGCATGGTCTGCGCGCTGAACCAGCCGCCGGACTGACCACCGCGCAGCGCGACGAGATCGAGTTCCGCCTCTCCCGGCGCGCCATTCGACCGGCGGTCTGGCATCGGCGATCGACGTGGGTCGGTCTGGCTGGCGCGGCGGTGGCGGCGGGGCTGGCCCTGGCGGTGGGACTGCCGATCCTGTTCGACACGGCACCGCGCGATGACCGCTCGACGCACGTGTTCGGAGGAGGCGCCGGTGATCCCGCCGCGATCGGCGGTCCGAAGAGCGGCACGTTGGCGACGCTGAACGACGTTCAGGAGTCCAACCTGCAGGCGGACGGAGAGCGCGAAGTCCTGGCGATCCCTGGCGACGGTCGAGGGAATGCCGCGGCGCCGCTTGGAGAATCATCGTCTGGCGGCGTCGAATCAGCCCGGCGTCTGGCCAATGAACCCATGCCGCCCGGCGGAGGGGCGAGCGGCCAAATGACTGAGGCGCGTGATGAAGGAACACGTGCTCGCCACGTGGTCACCGAATCGCTTGAGCGAGGTGGCTCATCGGCGCCTCGCGGGATGGAGGCGCCCCCGGCTCCACCCTCACCAACCTCACCCGCCGACACGCGCGGTCCCGCCGGCTCAGGAGGGCTCGGGTTCCCCGGCGGCGTCAGCGGTGGGCTCCCGGGCGGGGGAGGGGGTGGTGGCGCTGTCGGTGCGCCAGCCGCCCGACCCGCCGCACCGGACGCCGATGGCTTCTCGGGCGGAGCGCCCATGCGACAGGGTGCTCCGCGTGACGCCGATTCCGAGGTCGGGCAGGAGTCGTTCGGGCGCGACAGGTTCATCCGCGAAGCGCCGAGCAATCCGTTCAAGTCCGCCGTCGGCCAGGAGGACTCCACCTTCTCGATCGACGTGGACACCGCGTCCTACGCCAACCTGCGACGGATGCTGCTCGCCGGGCAGTGGCCTCGACCCGATCAGGTCCACATTGAGGAGATGCTCAACTATTTCTCCTACTCGGACCCGGCTCCCGCGCCGGACGCGGAGCACCCCGTCGCCGCGCACGTGGAGTTGGCGACCTGTCCCTGGGCGCCGGATCATCGACTCGCTCGAATCACACTCAAGGCGCGCGAGATCGACATGGCCAACCGTGTCGGATCGAACCTCGTCTTTCTGATTGATGTTTCCGGCTCGATGGCGCCGGCGGACCGCCTGCCCCTGATCAAGGAGTCGCTCACACTGCTGGTGAACACCCTGACGGAGGATGACCGTATCGCCATCGTGACGTATGCGGGTGATACCCGCGTCGCTCTGCCGCCCACCTACGCCAACCGCAAGCCCGAGATTCTTGACGTAATCGACTCGCTGCGCACAGGCGGCGGGACCAACGGCGCCTCCGGGCTGCAATTGGCGTACGACACGGCTGCGGCGGGATTCATCGAAGGCGGAATCAACCGTGTCATCCTGGCGACGGATGGCGACTTCAACGTCGGCGTATCCAGCGCTGAGGGGCTCCGCACGCTCGTGGAGGAGAAACGCCAGTCCGGCGTGTTCCTGAGCGTTCTGGGCGTGGGGCGCATCGGCGACGACCGCATGAAGCAGCTGGCCATGCACGGCAACGGCAACTACGCCTTTCTCGACTCGGTCGATGAGGCCCGCCGCGTGCTGGTGAAGGAGATCGGCGGCACCCTGGTCACCGTGGCCGGAGACGTCAAGGTGCAGGTTGAGTTCAACCCCGCGCTGGTGTCGGAATACCGGCTCATCGGCTACGAGCGGCGCGTGCTGGCGGCGGAGGATTTCGCCGACGATAGCAAGGACGCGGGCGAGATCGGCGCCGGGCACGCCGTGACCGCGCTCTATGAGATCGTGCCCGTGCGACCCGGCGGCGGAGAGGACGCCGTGACGGAGCAGACCGACCGGGACGCTGCTGAAGCGGCGCGGCGAGCCCGCGAGGCCGCCGAAACCTTCGGCGGCGACATGCTGCGCGTCCGCGTTCGATACAAGCGCCCGGACGGGGCGGAAAGCGACGAGTTCGCCGTCACCGCGTCGGACACCCGTCAGTCGTTCGAGAGCGCCTCGCGCGACTTCCAGTTCGCCTCGGCGGTGGCGGTGTTCGGGCTGGTGCTGCGTGAGTCGCCGTTCCGCGGCGCGGCGACGCTTCAACTGGCGCGGGAACTGGCCGCCCCGGCCGCCGAGCACGATGCGACCGGCTACCGTCAGGAGTTTCTGCGGCTGGTCGACCGGGCCGTCGAGTTGCGGTCAGCACGAGCCGCGCCGGCGGAAGATCGGTGA
- the serC gene encoding phosphoserine transaminase, whose protein sequence is MTKPAVETKSASKRIFNFSAGPATLPEEVLHQAQQDIWNIFDSGIGIMEHSHRGKVFDRVLDEAIADCRAVGNVPDDYEIVFVQGGATTQFAYIPMNFLPEGKTADYLDTGVWANKAMKEAKILGKVHCAFDGSRTNYDHTPSDAEITQTPGAAYLHYCSNNTIYGTRFNQPPRTSAPLIADTSSEMYSRPIDVKAHAMIYAGAQKNLGPSGVVLVIIRKDFLASGKPGLPSMFSYAKIAEQKSCLNTPPTFGIYFMGQVFKWILRQGGLTAMEARNNAKARLIYDAIDQSGGFYTCVSRPECRSVMNVSFRSPSPELDDRFVAEARKHDMDGLKGYRSVGGMRASIYNAFPHAGCETLAQFMREFARKNG, encoded by the coding sequence ATGACCAAACCCGCCGTCGAGACGAAGTCCGCCTCCAAGCGCATCTTCAACTTCTCCGCTGGTCCCGCCACGCTGCCCGAGGAGGTGCTCCACCAGGCGCAGCAGGACATCTGGAACATCTTCGACTCCGGCATCGGCATCATGGAGCACAGCCACCGGGGCAAGGTGTTCGACCGGGTGCTGGACGAGGCCATCGCCGACTGCCGCGCCGTGGGCAATGTGCCGGACGATTACGAGATCGTCTTCGTGCAAGGCGGGGCGACCACGCAGTTCGCGTACATTCCCATGAACTTCCTGCCCGAGGGCAAGACGGCCGATTACCTCGACACAGGCGTGTGGGCCAACAAGGCCATGAAGGAGGCGAAGATCCTTGGCAAGGTGCACTGCGCCTTCGACGGCAGCAGGACGAACTACGACCACACGCCTTCCGACGCCGAGATCACCCAGACGCCCGGCGCCGCCTACCTGCACTACTGCTCCAACAACACCATCTACGGCACGCGCTTCAATCAGCCGCCGCGGACCAGCGCGCCGCTCATCGCCGACACCAGTTCGGAAATGTATTCCCGCCCCATCGACGTGAAGGCGCACGCCATGATCTACGCGGGAGCGCAGAAGAACCTCGGTCCCTCCGGCGTGGTGCTGGTCATCATCCGCAAGGACTTTCTCGCCTCGGGCAAGCCGGGGCTGCCGTCGATGTTCTCCTACGCCAAGATCGCCGAGCAGAAGTCCTGCCTCAACACCCCCCCCACGTTCGGAATCTACTTCATGGGCCAGGTGTTCAAGTGGATTCTCCGCCAGGGCGGACTGACGGCGATGGAGGCCCGCAACAACGCCAAGGCCAGACTCATCTACGACGCGATCGACCAGTCCGGGGGGTTCTACACCTGCGTCTCGCGCCCGGAATGCCGCTCGGTGATGAACGTTTCCTTCCGCTCACCCTCGCCGGAACTCGACGACAGGTTCGTCGCCGAGGCCAGGAAGCACGACATGGACGGGCTGAAGGGCTACCGATCAGTGGGCGGCATGCGGGCGTCCATCTACAACGCCTTCCCGCACGCGGGGTGCGAAACGCTCGCCCAGTTCATGCGCGAGTTCGCCAGGAAGAACGGGTAA
- a CDS encoding hydroxyacid dehydrogenase: MKVLVADKFEKSGVEGLKSLGCDVTVNADVEGDALATLVGQLDPDILIVRGKKVKEPVFKAAGRLSMVIRAGAGYDTIDVAAASARGIFVTNCPGKNSIAVAELAWGLILACDRRIPDQVAELRAGKWNKKEYAKAAGLYGRTLGVIGLGQIGREIARRGRAFGMKIIAWSRSLTPERAALEDVGFCPTPLDVARQADVISISVAANEDTKTLVNKAFCDALKPGAFVINTSRGSVVDESALLEAIRAKGVRAGLDVFENEPAGGTADFASPIAQAPGVYGTHHVGASTDQAQEAIAAEAVRIVETFLRTGQVINCVNIAKSTPATSVLTVRMQNRPGVLAHVFYILGQAGINIEVMDNIVYDGARAACAHIQVDEAPAPELLTAIRANPSVLSVTVAGL; the protein is encoded by the coding sequence ATGAAGGTGCTGGTGGCCGACAAGTTCGAGAAGTCGGGCGTCGAGGGGCTCAAATCCCTCGGGTGCGACGTGACTGTCAACGCGGATGTGGAGGGAGACGCACTGGCGACCCTCGTTGGTCAACTGGACCCGGACATTCTGATCGTGCGTGGGAAGAAGGTGAAGGAGCCGGTGTTCAAGGCCGCGGGGCGACTGAGCATGGTCATCCGCGCCGGGGCCGGCTATGACACCATCGACGTGGCGGCGGCCTCGGCGCGGGGCATCTTCGTCACCAACTGCCCGGGCAAGAACTCGATTGCGGTCGCCGAACTGGCGTGGGGCCTGATCCTCGCCTGCGATCGGCGCATTCCCGACCAGGTCGCCGAACTCCGGGCCGGCAAGTGGAACAAGAAGGAGTACGCCAAGGCCGCCGGACTCTACGGTCGCACCCTGGGCGTCATCGGGCTGGGACAGATCGGGCGCGAGATCGCCAGACGCGGGCGCGCTTTCGGCATGAAGATCATCGCCTGGTCGCGCAGTCTCACCCCGGAACGGGCGGCGCTGGAGGACGTCGGCTTCTGCCCCACGCCGCTCGACGTAGCGCGTCAGGCGGACGTCATCTCCATCAGCGTCGCCGCCAACGAGGACACGAAGACACTCGTCAACAAGGCGTTCTGCGACGCGCTCAAGCCGGGCGCCTTCGTCATCAACACCTCGCGCGGCAGCGTGGTGGACGAGAGCGCCCTGCTTGAGGCCATCCGCGCCAAGGGCGTCCGCGCCGGGCTGGATGTGTTCGAAAACGAGCCGGCAGGGGGCACGGCGGACTTCGCCAGCCCCATCGCCCAGGCCCCGGGCGTGTACGGCACGCATCACGTGGGCGCCTCGACCGATCAGGCCCAGGAGGCCATCGCCGCCGAAGCGGTGCGCATCGTGGAAACCTTCCTTCGAACCGGGCAGGTCATCAACTGCGTGAACATCGCCAAGTCCACGCCCGCCACCAGCGTGCTCACCGTCCGCATGCAGAACCGACCGGGCGTGCTGGCCCACGTGTTCTACATCCTCGGGCAGGCGGGAATCAACATCGAGGTGATGGACAACATCGTCTACGACGGCGCCCGCGCGGCGTGCGCCCACATCCAGGTCGATGAAGCCCCCGCCCCTGAACTGCTCACCGCCATCCGCGCCAATCCCAGCGTGCTGAGTGTCACGGTTGCGGGGTTGTGA
- a CDS encoding DUF1015 domain-containing protein encodes MLRIHPFKAIRPSPGFEARVASLPYDVVTTEEARELARDNPYSFLHVVRSEIDLPPDTNPYDARVYLQAKETFERFQREGVLMRDTATRFFLYRQAWRHSVQVGLLCCCHVDDYEKDIIKKHERTRKVKEDDRTRHVLTLNANAGPVFLAYRDVPDITALMERDINTRPLYHFTAVDGVTHSLWPVDDWESYARLFAGVPCAYVADGHHRAASAWRAGQERRKHNPRHTGKEEYNWFLSCLFPASHLRILPYNRVVKDLHGLSHDEVLRRFSAFGEVAPIVEPMPRRAGTFGFYLGDRWRRLTLDESTIDHTDPIGSLDVSLLQDRVLTPIFGIGDPRTDERIDFVGGIRGPEHLERLVQHGEAAIAFTMFPTTMEQLMAVADAGLVMPPKSTWFEPKLRSGLVVHTLD; translated from the coding sequence TTGCTCAGAATCCATCCGTTCAAGGCCATCCGCCCATCGCCCGGTTTCGAGGCCCGCGTCGCATCGCTCCCCTACGACGTGGTCACCACCGAGGAGGCCCGCGAACTCGCCCGTGACAACCCCTACAGCTTTCTGCACGTGGTGCGGTCGGAAATCGACCTCCCCCCCGATACCAACCCCTACGACGCCCGCGTCTACCTGCAGGCGAAGGAGACGTTCGAGCGGTTCCAGCGTGAGGGCGTCTTGATGCGGGACACCGCGACGCGATTCTTTCTGTACCGCCAGGCATGGCGTCATTCGGTGCAGGTCGGGCTGCTCTGCTGCTGCCACGTGGATGACTACGAGAAGGACATCATCAAGAAGCACGAGCGCACGCGCAAGGTGAAGGAGGACGATCGGACCCGGCACGTCCTCACGCTCAACGCCAACGCCGGACCGGTGTTCCTGGCCTACCGGGACGTGCCCGACATCACCGCCCTGATGGAGCGCGACATCAACACACGCCCGCTCTACCACTTCACCGCGGTGGACGGCGTCACCCACTCGCTCTGGCCTGTGGACGACTGGGAGTCCTACGCGCGACTGTTCGCCGGCGTGCCGTGCGCCTACGTCGCGGACGGCCACCACCGCGCCGCCAGCGCCTGGCGGGCCGGGCAGGAGCGGCGCAAGCACAACCCGCGCCACACCGGCAAGGAGGAGTACAACTGGTTCCTCTCCTGCCTCTTCCCCGCCAGCCACCTGCGCATCCTGCCCTACAACCGGGTCGTGAAGGATCTCCACGGATTATCGCATGACGAGGTGCTTCGCCGCTTCAGCGCCTTCGGCGAGGTGGCGCCGATCGTCGAACCCATGCCCCGTCGGGCGGGCACCTTCGGCTTCTACCTGGGAGACCGATGGCGGCGGCTGACGCTCGATGAATCAACCATCGATCACACGGATCCCATCGGGTCGCTGGACGTATCGCTGCTGCAGGATCGAGTGCTGACCCCCATCTTCGGAATCGGCGACCCGCGCACCGATGAACGCATCGACTTCGTGGGTGGCATCCGCGGACCCGAGCACCTGGAAAGACTCGTTCAGCACGGTGAGGCGGCCATCGCCTTCACCATGTTCCCGACCACGATGGAGCAGCTCATGGCCGTGGCGGACGCCGGGCTGGTCATGCCGCCCAAGTCCACCTGGTTCGAGCCGAAACTCCGCAGCGGACTGGTCGTCCACACGCTCGACTGA
- a CDS encoding type II secretion system protein yields MMARVRSRAKRAFTLVEILIVVVILGILAAIVIPQFTDASQEATMSSVKSMLQTIRSQIELYRVKNNGVLPDLSADWDDLVDGDYLQAAPVNPITGGSAVGDMGDDWHWDAAEGNIQARNPDDIDFDGDGNGDGDPLPW; encoded by the coding sequence ATGATGGCACGTGTTCGGAGCCGCGCGAAGCGCGCATTCACCCTGGTCGAAATCCTCATCGTGGTCGTGATTCTCGGCATCCTCGCCGCGATCGTCATCCCGCAGTTCACCGACGCGTCGCAGGAAGCGACGATGTCCAGCGTCAAGAGCATGCTGCAGACCATCCGCAGCCAGATCGAGCTCTACCGCGTCAAGAACAACGGCGTCCTCCCCGACCTCTCGGCGGACTGGGATGATCTCGTGGACGGCGATTACCTCCAGGCCGCGCCCGTCAATCCCATCACCGGCGGCAGCGCCGTCGGCGACATGGGGGACGACTGGCACTGGGATGCCGCCGAAGGCAACATCCAGGCCCGCAATCCCGATGACATCGACTTCGATGGCGATGGCAACGGCGACGGCGACCCGCTGCCCTGGTAA
- a CDS encoding prepilin-type N-terminal cleavage/methylation domain-containing protein, whose amino-acid sequence MSPRRHGVIARPSRRGYTLIELLLVIAVLGLAGAILIPSMSQTDTLRIQAAVRMIIGDLAFAQSDALAQQEYRRVFFFEDGNGYVLLRSPFDPESDAIYDPLSRTGAYVVRFDLDERLRGVTIESVAIDGEERFISFDELGGTVTDGNAPGTGGSIIVRSPNARYEILIAPFTGKMSVRELALE is encoded by the coding sequence ATGTCGCCTCGCCGTCACGGTGTCATCGCGCGTCCGAGCCGACGCGGATACACCCTCATCGAGTTGCTGCTGGTCATCGCCGTGCTGGGGCTGGCGGGAGCGATCCTGATCCCGTCGATGAGCCAGACGGACACGCTCCGCATTCAGGCGGCGGTCCGCATGATCATCGGCGATCTGGCCTTCGCCCAGTCTGACGCCCTGGCGCAGCAGGAGTACCGCCGCGTCTTCTTCTTCGAGGACGGCAACGGATACGTGCTGCTGCGTTCGCCGTTCGACCCGGAGTCGGATGCGATCTACGACCCGCTCTCCCGGACCGGCGCCTACGTCGTGCGGTTCGACCTGGATGAGCGCCTCCGGGGCGTCACGATCGAGTCGGTCGCCATCGACGGCGAGGAGCGATTCATCTCGTTCGACGAGTTGGGCGGCACGGTGACGGACGGCAACGCGCCTGGCACGGGAGGATCGATCATCGTGCGTTCGCCCAACGCCCGCTATGAGATTCTCATCGCGCCGTTCACGGGCAAGATGAGCGTGCGGGAGTTGGCGCTGGAATAA